AAGCAAGCTGATATTAAGATAGCCTAAGAGGAAGCTTATAAGATAGAGGAAACTGAAATCCTAAATAAGTTACTCATTTTATATTAAGGACTGATTTCTGGAAAATATGTAATACCATTGAGAGTGGTGAAACTTGACATAGTACATTAACACAACAGTCTAAATTAAGAGGCATACAGATTTTAAGGAAGACATAAAACAACACTATATTTAGATGATATGTCTCCTTTTATTCTCTACAATTTCTAAACAGGAAAGTAAAGAACATTTACCAAATgagacaaataaatgaatgaatgtgagTCCtagatatgtttctttttttttttttcgccgCGCCTGGCTGTGGTCGGAGATCAGTCCTCGAAGTGAGAGGGtagaccatgtgtggtaccagggatctaattCAAGCTGCCCttctgcaaggcagatgccctacccactatactaccatcCCACCAACTAGATATGTTTGAttgtgtttgtttgattttgagccaTTCACACTGGTTCTGAGAGCTCACTATTGCTTCAGCACTTGGGGGAATATATgtgtgctggggaatcaaacttaggtggGTTGTATGGCAGGCAATTGCCCTACTTGAAATTTCTGTATTGGCACTCAGGCCCATAGatgtgtttaatttttaagaCCACATTCTTTCTACTGTCTCAAAAATCTTGTAGAAGAGTGGTGAAAGCATAGCTTAAGACCTTACAATTTTCAGATTTTGTATTCTCAAGTATTTAGGGACATTGTAACATTAATCTCTATGTTTATAATTTAAGCATTGAGTTTCCTACAGGGGAAATTTTAAAGACTCTATTTAGGTTGCTTGCCTGTCATTAGAGGATAGCATGCCAATCTTGGCATTAATTGAATCATCTTGGCAGCCTTTCTCTGGATATTCCAGTTTTGTCTAGATTAGAAATGGTTTAATTATATTATTGTATTGTTTTCCCGTTTATagatttcccctcctcccctcacccaggTATGTAAGCTGTATAaatttaccaaaaatattttctcctcaaCAAATAAGCAGAAGGTGCTTTCAATTCTTACTTACCCTATTATCTGACTTCATTTTataccaaaacaaaatttctttaagcTGCCACAGCGttaaagaagttaaaataaaacccaaaataaccccgaaaaaaaaaacaaaataacccccCAAACCCAACATTGTTATTTCTGCAGAAATTTCTGGATACTAgaagattttctttttacctttcctGCTGatttttggtatattttatatttttaaataaagaagttcATACCGTTCTCTGAGATACTCCATttcatatattatttacatatggTCTGGAATCTCCAGTACTCAAGTCATTTCAATTTGACTATACATCAAAATCCACTTAgttacctcccacccctcacccgcAAATGATGAAACTCagctttcagaagaaaaattttgAGGTTGAACTTAGGCTTCTTTCCTTGGTTAACATTTGGATCCActaaggatgatgatgatgatgataatgatggtgatgatgatgatgatgatgatgatgatgatgatgatgatgatgttgccTAGATTTAATCCTCAAAGATATTCAACAGGACACTTTCTCATCCCAACTCACATCCACAACATGCTGACACAAGTTCATGTCGTCTTTCTTATTAAAAAGGTGAATGGGgagtgtgtggtggtgtgtgtgatCTGTTATCTACGTGATCTTCCCTGGTAGGGTCAGCTCCTGGTGATCCCTTCACCTTTGCAAAAGCATCCAAAGTGGGCTCGCAGTTTTAATTTCTCTCCATTCTCGCCATCTAGTGGTTACGAGTGACATAGGCTTGGTTTAAGAAAAATTCCTAACAattggggggctgggtggggggggggggggacacaaaaaaacaaaacggtTGGCCGCGACAATTATCGTGGTCCCTCAACCCTGGACttgaccgccccccaccccgccccgcccccagacccCTTCAGCTCCTGAATCCCCCGAGCTCTGTTCAAGGACCTGCCGGGAGAACGGAGGGGATGCATCCTGGCAGAGACGCACGCCTCTAGACGCTGACATTTTCAAGACGAGCTCGATAGCCCGACTGTCATCCGCAAAGGACGGGGACAGGAGTAGTGGCAAGCCCGAGGGCGAAGAGGCTGTCTGACTTTTCGGCAAGTTGGATCGCTGGACGCATTGGCTCCTGCCACGTTAACCTCTGGTTTTGCACAcataaagagaaagaggaaaaagcacTTATTAAACGTTGCGTCGCGGGGCTTTGCAGGGCTGGCGACCGAGTACCCTAGAGAAGACTACCAGTTCCTGCGCGTTCCGCTCACCctgcttctctgcttctctctctctctctctctctctctctctctctctctctctctctctgttccccccccgtctctctctttcacccccatttttttttcccacgcTCGCCTGGCACCGGGATCCGGGGAGGCAGAGGAGCGAGCCACCggtccccttcctcttcttcccccaaaACCACCGCAGCCCCGGCGCATTCGgcttccctttgttcatcgagaCTCTTGCTCTCCTCCCCGGCAGAGCCACCTGGATGCTCTCCCTCGGTGACATTTTGCGCCGGGGCTGGTGGGTGGCTGGGGTGGAGCGAGACGAGcccgaggggggcgggggcggagaaAGGTCAAGGCGAGGGAAAGGCGAGAGACGCCTCGGCTAAACCTGCGCGGCGGGGCGTGCTCgcgcttcttatttatttattttcctcccgCTCCATCGATCGCACGGGGCAGAGCGGCGCGGGGAGCCCGGAGGGGAGATGCAGGACCACCCACGGGCGGGGAAGCAGCGAGcagcccgcccgcgcccccgcgcagCACAGCgcctcctgcctctgcgctcGGGCGATAGCCCGCGCGGGCCCGGGCCCCGGCTCCAGCGcgccgccaccgccaccgccgccgccgcctcgcgcCCGCCCGCTCCGCAGCCCCGTGGCCCGGCGGCCGCCCCGCACCCCCGCTCCGCttcggccccggccccggcggcGTCGGCTCAGTAAGTTGGCAGGAGCGAGTGCCCTCGGTTGTCGCCTCCCCCGCACCTTTTGAACTTGTTGCTGCTGCTCGGCTCGCCTGCGCTTGGCTTTTTGGAAGGTGAAAAGGAGGAGGCAAGCCacgcagggagggggaaggggaagaagagctCGCCGGGGCTTTATTTATGCTCCCTCGGCGCCTCGGCTTCGGCTGCTCGCGAGCTGCTGCCGGCTCGGctttctccccctccccgggggcaTCGCCGGGAGAAAGTCTCTATGCAACTCAGCCCCGGCGCGCACTCGGCCAGGTATGTACCGCGGGCGAGGCGCGGGCTGCGCCGAGGCAGATGCTGCTGctgccgcggcggcggcggcggctgccggCTCCCGGGCGCTGTAACTGGCACCGCTGCACCTGAGCTGAACTTGCGAAGAGAGTGAAGGGACCGGCTGTTGCGGACGCCGTCGGCGGACGCCAGGGGTGCTTGTCGCCGCGATCGGTGGgggaagagtgtgtgtgggggggggagggcccgGTTGTCACACCGACCACCGTGCCCGCcgcccaccacctccacctctgCAAATCCGGCCCCCGGGAGTCCAGGCGGCGACCCGACTCCCGAAAAGACGTGTGGTGGGGGCAGCGGCCACCTCTCGGAACGCTGCAACAACAGGTCGCCTATAGGAGACTCCTTTGGCGGGAAGGTCCCATTTGGACTGGCCAGGTTGGAAGACGCTGCGAGGAgagggcggcgcggggggcggtgGAGGAAGGGGGTTCTCCACTCGGTCCAAAGCCGACCGCTGAGTGACTGCCTTTCGTCGTGGCTCCCCAACAGGACACCTACTTGTGACTCCACTATCTGTCAACGGTCTCAGGGGACAAATCCTGGACACCTGTTTGGAGAACTGCTGCATCCACAGACCCCTgtgtagtggtgtgtgtgtgcgtgtttgtgtgtgtgtgtgagtgagtgtgtgtgagtgaggccTGGGTGACCTGGGTCCCCAGCTACCTGACATTTATTGAGGTTCTGTTGGACGTAACTGGGAGGACCTTGTCTTTCTCCCTTCCTGGTTGTTACAAGAGCTTGTTTGAGGGCAACTTGCCCGGCTGCCTCCCGTGCCTGCACCCGGAGCTCAGCCTGGGAGGAAGAGCCGTCGCCGGATTCCCGCTGTGCCCAGGACGCCGCCgcctgcaccaccaccaccaccaccaccacccacctcgTGCCCGGCAGGCGGATAACGCGCGTGCGGGGCTTTCCGGTCTGACCCCGGCCCGCCCTCCCGTCGAGGCAGCATGGCAGCCGGCGTCGCAGCATGGCTGCCCTTCGCCAGGGCCGCGGCCATCGGCTGGATGCCCGTGGCCTCGGGGCCCATGCCCGCGCCTCCGAGGCAGGAGAGGAAACGGACCCAGGACGCCCTGATCGTGCTGAACGTGAGCGGCACCCGCTTCCAGACGTGGCAGGACACCCTGGAGCGGTACCCGGACACGCTGCTGGGCAGCTCCGAGAGGGACTTCTTCTACCACCCGGAGACCCAGCAGTACTTCTTCGACCGCGACCCCGACATCTTCCGCCACATCCTCAACTTCTACCGCACCGGGAAGCTGCACTACCCGCGCCACGAGTGCATCTCGGCCTACGACGAGGAGCTGGCCTTCTTCGGCCTCATCCCCGAGATCATCGGCGACTGCTGCTACGAGGAGTACAAGGACCGGCGGCGGGAGAACGCCGAGCGGCTGCAGGACGACGCGGACACTGACAACACGGGCGAGAGCGCGCTGCCCACCATGACGGCGCGCCAGCGGGTGTGGCGGGCCTTCGAGAACCCGCACACCAGCACCATGGCCCTGGTGTTCTACTACGTGACGGGCTTCTTCATCGCCGTGTCGGTCATCGCCAACGTGGTGGAGACGGTGCCGTGCGGCTCGAGCCCGGGCCACATCAAGGAGCTGCCGTGCGGGGAGCGCTACGCCGTGGCCTTCTTCTGCCTGGACACGGCGTGCGTCATGATCTTCACCGTCGAGTACCTGCTCCGCCTGGCCGCCGCGCCCAGCCGCTACCGCTTCGTGCGCAGCGTCATGAGCATCATCGACGTGGTGGCCATCCTGCCTTACTACATCGGGCTGGTGATGACGGACAACGAGGACGTCAGCGGGGCCTTCGTCACGCTGCGCGTGTTCCGCGTCTTCCGGATCTTTAAGTTTTCCCGCCACTCGCAGGGCCTGCGCATCCTGGGCTACACGCTCAAGAGCTGCGCCTCGGAGCTGGGCTTCTTGCTCTTCTCGCTCACCATGGCCATCATCATCTTCGCCACCGTCATGTTCTACGCGGAGAAGGGCTCGTCGGCCAGCAAGTTCACCAGCATCCCGGCCGCCTTCTGGTATACCATCGTCACCATGACCACCCTAGGGTAGGTGCCCGccaagggctggggggagggtggggatcagggggttggggtgggagagggatcgggggcgggggaggttggGTTGGTTGGTGGTGGGGCCAGGAAGGTTCTTTAAGAATTCAGAGAAAatcatatttctctctctctctctctctctctctctctctctctctctctctctctctctctctctctctctctctctctctctctctctttctttctagatAGGTTTAGGAAAGCATGAGCGAAATGAGTTGGCAGAATTCTTTTGAGCTCTGTAACTCG
The nucleotide sequence above comes from Sorex araneus isolate mSorAra2 chromosome 1, mSorAra2.pri, whole genome shotgun sequence. Encoded proteins:
- the KCND2 gene encoding potassium voltage-gated channel subfamily D member 2, yielding MAAGVAAWLPFARAAAIGWMPVASGPMPAPPRQERKRTQDALIVLNVSGTRFQTWQDTLERYPDTLLGSSERDFFYHPETQQYFFDRDPDIFRHILNFYRTGKLHYPRHECISAYDEELAFFGLIPEIIGDCCYEEYKDRRRENAERLQDDADTDNTGESALPTMTARQRVWRAFENPHTSTMALVFYYVTGFFIAVSVIANVVETVPCGSSPGHIKELPCGERYAVAFFCLDTACVMIFTVEYLLRLAAAPSRYRFVRSVMSIIDVVAILPYYIGLVMTDNEDVSGAFVTLRVFRVFRIFKFSRHSQGLRILGYTLKSCASELGFLLFSLTMAIIIFATVMFYAEKGSSASKFTSIPAAFWYTIVTMTTLGYGDMVPKTIAGKIFGSICSLSGVLVIALPVPVIVSNFSRIYHQNQRADKRRAQKKARLARIRAAKSGSANAYMQSKRNGLLSNQLQSSEDEQAFVSKSGSSFETQHHHLLHCLEKTTNHEFVDEQVFEESCMEVATVNRPSSHSPSLSSQQGVTSTCCSRRHKKTFRIPNANVSGSHRGSVQELSTIQIRCVERTPLSNSRSSLNAKMEECVKLNCEQPYVTTAIISIPTPPVTTPEGDDRPESPEYSGGNIVRVSAL